Genomic DNA from Leptospirillum ferriphilum:
CCCTTTCATCCTGGAGTCACAGGGAGAGGACGGAGGGTGGCCCCTCTACAATGGAGGTCCGGCGGAGATCAGCGCGACGGTCAAGGCATATCTGGCCCTGAAGCTTCTCGGCTATGATGCCGATCATCCGGCGATGCAGCGGGCCCGGGCTCTTGTTCTGGAGCGGGGTGGCGCCATTAATGTGAATGTTTTTACCAGAATTACGCTGGCCCTTTTTGGCCAGTACGACTGGAAAGGCGTTCCTGCTCTTCCACCGGAGATGATCCTGCTTCCGCGATGGTTCCCCCTTTCCATCTATACCGTTTCCTATTGGTCCCGGACGGTCATTGTCCCTCTTCTTTTCATTTATCACTATAAGCCTCTTCTGGAGCTTCCCCCGGAAAAAGGTGTCCAGGAACTTTTCATTACACCGATGAGTGAGGTTCGGGTCCACTACGCCTGGGACAAGCACTGGGTCTCCTGGAAAAACCTCTTTTTTGTCCTCGACAGGATCCTGCAGGCCTGGAACCGTCATCCACCTTCCTTTCTGCGGCGGAAGGCGTTGAAGAAGGCGATGGAATGGATGATTCCGAGACTCAAGGGGGAAGGGGGGCTGGGAGCTATTTATCCGGCCATGGCAAACAGCGTCCTGGCCCTTCGTCTGGAAGGCTATGAGATGGACCACCCTTTGGTCCGGCGGGCGATCCAGTCTATCGACGATCTCGTTTTTGATCTGGGAGAGCAGCAGTCCGTCCAGCCGTGTCATTCCCCGATCTGGGACACGGCTCTGGCCCTTGGAGCACTTTATGAGGCAGGACTTGATGAAGGATCCCCGTTTGTCAGCAGGGCACTGGACTGGTTCTGCCGAAAAGAGGTCCGGACGGTTGGGGACTGGTCCGTGCGTGTTCCCGGGGTCGAAGCCGGTGGATGGGCCTTTCAGTTTGAAAACGACTATTACCCGGATATTGACGACACATCAGTCGTTCTGATGGATTTCGCCAAGTGGGTTCCGGAGATGGGTGCTTATCGCGATGTTTTCCGTCGGGCGATCGAATGGACGCTTTCTATGCAGGGAACCGACGGCGGTTGGGGGGCTTTTGACAAGGACAACGATTTTTTGTTTCTGAACAATATTCCCTTTGCCGACCATGGGGCCCTCCTTGATCCCAGTACGTCCGATGTGACGGGAAGGGTCACGGAGCTTCTTGGAATTCTGGGGTAT
This window encodes:
- the shc gene encoding squalene--hopene cyclase, producing the protein MEGKDPTREELLSFTSGIQMDSRVGNTNPVSTEELQEKVRLAAESLISRQGEEGYWVEPLEADITITSEYVLLQYLLGRERDEFFRRAAPFILESQGEDGGWPLYNGGPAEISATVKAYLALKLLGYDADHPAMQRARALVLERGGAINVNVFTRITLALFGQYDWKGVPALPPEMILLPRWFPLSIYTVSYWSRTVIVPLLFIYHYKPLLELPPEKGVQELFITPMSEVRVHYAWDKHWVSWKNLFFVLDRILQAWNRHPPSFLRRKALKKAMEWMIPRLKGEGGLGAIYPAMANSVLALRLEGYEMDHPLVRRAIQSIDDLVFDLGEQQSVQPCHSPIWDTALALGALYEAGLDEGSPFVSRALDWFCRKEVRTVGDWSVRVPGVEAGGWAFQFENDYYPDIDDTSVVLMDFAKWVPEMGAYRDVFRRAIEWTLSMQGTDGGWGAFDKDNDFLFLNNIPFADHGALLDPSTSDVTGRVTELLGILGYDARTPVVRRALRFLRKEQEENGSWYGRWGVNYIYGTWSVVSALKAVGEDMSAPYVQRAMQFLFSRQNPDGGWGESCYSYFRKDTAGEGVSTASQTAWALIALIHGGHVRHPAVSKGIDFLLSRQQADGKWLEQEYTGTGFPKVFYLRYNMYRDYFSLWALSLYRNVLLDGQSRVERLSRRWKGTPYPVRSRFLA